The DNA sequence AtgttatttcttaaaatttaaaaattttaatattaattataatattttatatcaaattttttaaatatatattattattttggtaGGGATGATCGCAGTGTGAGCGGTGCAATTTTTCTCCAAAATTGCAAACTAGACAGCATATACGGTTCGGTTGAATATTCAAATCGCAATCACGACGCGCATACATAAAAACCGCAGCCTGTATCGCGTCGTTTGTGAAAATTTAACCCGCAATTGTATTACGAAAATTTAACCCGCAACTGCATTGCAACCGTTTACAAAAACTGCAGTTTGCGGTTTTTTGATCATCCGTTTagtgattgtttaaaatttgctTAAACATCCTCTTAATCTCTAGAAGATATTTTCGACGCACCCTTCTACTAAATTGCCTCCATGATTGCTGGATCTGAATATGATTAATCAAAGAAACCTTGAGTAACAAGTAGTGATGTGTAGTTGTGCAtaacttgtactccctccgtcccggccaattctttacgtttggtttggggccaattctttacgtttggtttgggcacggaggttaagaaatatgtataaagtagtggaaaggtgaaagaaaagtgggtgaagtggtgggacccattgatttttaatgtataaaaaggagatagtggagtaaaagtagtgtgaaatggagtaaaagtagtgtgaaaaggaaggaaaagtgaggaagtggtgggacccattaattatttttggtaagttttgaaatgtaaaaaattggatgggacatcccaaaaaggaaacggtaaaaaatctggtgggacggagtaTTCGTCACATAATAGATGGAATCAATTTAGTAGCCCAAACATGGCTCTCTAATTTCTTCATCCATTTATGTTGGTGGGACACACCTCTGGGACCACTACTAAATTTCCTCTCTAGCAGCAGCCGCCACAAGGATTTAGTCAAGGCCTTAGCTCTgacttttcaaatattttcgaTGGTCAAACTTCTTTCATTTCCCTTGCTTCACATACAAAACCTACAAGTCTTCAACTCCCTCCTCAAACAACTCCAAACTTCAAAGCTCATCCACATTTTTTTCCTCTTAGACTTTCTGTGTTCTTGATTCTTGTCCCActcaacaaaataaattacaaaaaaaaaataaaaaaatatgaattcttcttcttcttcttcatttggAGGGAACATGAACACTTCAAACTCTGAAACTACTCAACCAGACTTTACATATTCAGCCCAGTTCATGAACTCTTCATTCACTGATCTTCTTGCTCAACCAGACAACAATGATTTTGGTAGCAACTGGGGCTTTGATCACTCCAAGCCCAAGCCCAATTCTCATCATTCTGCACTACCCTTTTCTCCTACTAATTTCTCTCCTTCATCTTTTCTCTCTTTCTTTGACTCACCCATCCAGCCTTCCACATCTAATGTAAGTTTTGcttgtatattttttatgtttttttatttgtcgttattttttttgacaagattCGAACTTTCTGCGTCCCCAGGGAGGGtttttaatattagtttaatataattttgtttgtgtagattgtatcatcttcaacaaatggAAACTTTGATGGTCAAGTTTTGATGGAGGGTAATGGAAACTATGCAAATGTCTCTTTCCCAACTCAAGCAAGGAACTCCATGGTACGTAATTGATCTTATCTTTAAATttgctttatattaataaaatatatgtgtttGCATTTATCTTGAACACTtgattatttgtttaaaatggataaatcaacttgtattgATTGAAgcctaaattgtcaaaaaaaataaattgtattgATTGCTTATCTGTTACCAATATACTTTAACACTtgcatattattatatattttgcttaTGTTAGTTCAGTTCTACTGGTTCTTATTATTCTGTCATTAAAACCATGTCTTGAACAGGAAGAATTAATGAAAAGGCAAGAGGGTgattcaaatatgaaattttttggcGAGGGAAATGATTTTTCATCGATGACAAGAACTGTGAAACCGGAACTAGGAGTAGTTGATAGATATTCACCAGAATTGTCTGCAGTTCGGTCCAATGTGCAAATTAGTACTGCACTGCCATCATCTATTCAGACTCACTATACTCAATCATCTCAGTCTAGTAGAGATCAGAGAAAATTAGATGACGGATATAATTGGAGAAAGTATGGACAGAAGCAAGTAAAAGGAACTGAAAATCCACGTAGCTATTACAAGTGTACAGTCTTAAATTGTCCTACGAAGAAAAAGGTTGAGACAACTCTGGATGGACACATAACTGAAATTGTATATAAAGGCAACCACAGTCACCCGAAGCCTCAGTCCACGAAGCTTTCACGGTCTTACCAGAAACCTTTAGGCAGCAGCTCAGATATTTCAATCCAACAACTTGACAATGGCTATGGAGAACATTTTACAACCCCGGAAAATTCTTCAGCTTCTTTtggtgatgatgatgctgaACAAGGATCAGTGAGTAAATCTGGAGAGGATAATGCTAATGAGCCTGAAGCTAAGAGATGGTATGCTTAGTTGATCacatttttttgttctttttttggCTAAATAACTTTTTATTGTTCTTTGACACTGAGTGACATAGTCACTTTTGATCCTTTGAAACATTGTTTAATTGtctttctttttcaattttaggaAGGGTGAGTATGAAAATGAGGCAAGTTCAGCTCTCGGGAGTCGAACTGTTCGAGAACCAAGAATCGTGGTTCAAACCACCAGTGACATAGATATTCTTGATGATGGCTATAGGTGGAGGAAATATGGACAGAAAGTAGTTAAAGGCAATCCAAATCCTAGGTAAGATATATGTTTCTCTACTCCACCACATTTATAGTTTTCAGAAGCAATATTATCAAATTTTGGTTATTAATTCCTGCATTTTGTTACTATCTACAGGAGCTACTACAAGTGTACATTTGTGGGATGTCCGGTGAGGAAGCACGTTGAGCGTGCATCTCATGATCTGAGGGCAGTGATCACTACTTATGAAGGGAAGCACAACCATGATGTCCCTGCACCACGAGGAAGTGGCAGTTACCCTGTAATTAGACCTTCATCTGACGGCACTATGGCCAGTGCTCCAATGGCTGTGAGGCCAACAACAAACTACACCAATCCTCTTCAGAATACGAGGGCGCCAATGCCAAATGGTCAAGCACCATTCACCTTAGAGATGCTGCAAGGTCAGGGAAATTATGGCCTATCAAGGTTTGTTAATTCAACAAATACTTACATCAATCGAACACAAGAGGCAAATGTGCAATTTGCTGCAGCCAAGGAAGAACCTGACAATGAATCGTTTTTTAACTCTTTTTTGGGCTAGAAGTGTAGAAAACTGCTTGAGAGCAATGCAAGAAAGATTTTATTGGCATAGATATTGTAAGTATAGAGTTTGCATAATAATGTAACCGCAGCACTCAGGTTGTGtaaagtaaaatataatttgttcaTTCTTTACAAGGGAACGACAGATCTTGAGCAAGTGACCATTATGAATAATGAAGTTATGAACCATTTAAGCTTTACTTTTTCTTCGTTTCTGGATTAAAACTTGATTCGGGCTATATGATGTGTGATGAGTAGAACTAGCTGACGCGTAGTTACATATTCATAACTTGAACTACAAAGTAGAAACAGCTCAAACAAGATACTAGTATTATTCCGTGGAACAAACTTGCCAGACCAATGAAATGCAGTTTTACATCTAGAACATCACTTCTCAGTCTTGTAACTGTCCATTATCTCATTATACCAATCTGATTAACGCTTAATTGTGTAATGTGCTTAAAAGAATGGAAGTGGTGTAGTATCAGATATAAGACTGGCGCGAAAGCTTATATCCAGAAACAAGAGCAGACAgtgcaagaaaaagaaatgcTATAAACGCCATGGCGATGGCTGCTGAGGAGGAATCTGTAAACAAACTGCCTCCTGACGAGTAATCGTCTTCTAGTTCTCTCAGACTGTTTGTTATTGGCACTGCCGCTGATCCTGCTGAAATCAACAAGTATGCAGCAATCTGCACTTCACAAAAACACCATTTTAAGTTAAACAAATTCATTAATCTTTTTGGTTCCACACACAACAACAGTAGCTGCATTAGCTCTCATACGGCCTAATACTTAACGAGTTAACGTTATCAGTGTTCCAGTTAATCAGGTTGTCAGGATTTAAAAAAGAATAACCTGATCACCAATAAAGCTGCAGAGACTCAATTTTTTGTGCGAAAATGTCTGCACCCCTGTAGCAAGCTCATGAACTTGTAGATAAACTTGGCCTCCAGTATAAACTGTTGATATAACTGCTACTGCCAACAAATAGCTACAaagaataacataattaagtactTGACCACTAATTTTAATCGCTGaatatagaaaataatatatccGCGAATTCTCATTCTCATCTAACTAACCTGTAttcatcaaaatcaacaaagttTGCGCCATCATGTTTATTAGTAGCCATGATGATGAGAGCAAGAAACGAGAACAACAATCCCACGACACGCAACGCCAGTGAAGCGTTCTTATAAAGATCCTCTCTTCTCCAGCTCCTCCTAATCTCTGGCGTCTTGGTCACTGATGCACTAGGTGTTTCGCCTTGCTCAACATCATTGGCCACAACCGGAGGGGCTGGTGGAGGCAGGGGCGGAGCAGAGGGAGGCAGAGTTTCGGAGTTTTCAGGGGAATTAGTACTGTCTTCGACATTCGCCATTTGGAATTGAAATTCAGTGGCGTTTGAGCA is a window from the Daucus carota subsp. sativus chromosome 8, DH1 v3.0, whole genome shotgun sequence genome containing:
- the LOC108197564 gene encoding probable WRKY transcription factor 33, which produces MNSSSSSSFGGNMNTSNSETTQPDFTYSAQFMNSSFTDLLAQPDNNDFGSNWGFDHSKPKPNSHHSALPFSPTNFSPSSFLSFFDSPIQPSTSNIVSSSTNGNFDGQVLMEGNGNYANVSFPTQARNSMEELMKRQEGDSNMKFFGEGNDFSSMTRTVKPELGVVDRYSPELSAVRSNVQISTALPSSIQTHYTQSSQSSRDQRKLDDGYNWRKYGQKQVKGTENPRSYYKCTVLNCPTKKKVETTLDGHITEIVYKGNHSHPKPQSTKLSRSYQKPLGSSSDISIQQLDNGYGEHFTTPENSSASFGDDDAEQGSVSKSGEDNANEPEAKRWKGEYENEASSALGSRTVREPRIVVQTTSDIDILDDGYRWRKYGQKVVKGNPNPRSYYKCTFVGCPVRKHVERASHDLRAVITTYEGKHNHDVPAPRGSGSYPVIRPSSDGTMASAPMAVRPTTNYTNPLQNTRAPMPNGQAPFTLEMLQGQGNYGLSRFVNSTNTYINRTQEANVQFAAAKEEPDNESFFNSFLG
- the LOC108199138 gene encoding CASP-like protein 4B1 — its product is MANVEDSTNSPENSETLPPSAPPLPPPAPPVVANDVEQGETPSASVTKTPEIRRSWRREDLYKNASLALRVVGLLFSFLALIIMATNKHDGANFVDFDEYSYLLAVAVISTVYTGGQVYLQVHELATGVQTFSHKKLSLCSFIGDQIAAYLLISAGSAAVPITNSLRELEDDYSSGGSLFTDSSSAAIAMAFIAFLFLALSALVSGYKLSRQSYI